The Calothrix sp. PCC 7507 DNA segment CGACTCCGAAACTGGGTGCGAAGAACCAGCTGGATTGTCCCAATGGGTACATCAGGAAGACGCTGACAAATACGGCGATGGGGGCGGAAAATGCTAGGGCGTTGTATGGACGTATCCCTACTAGCCTGGCAATTTCAAATTGTCTCAACATGAAGCCAATGAGTGCAAAGGCTCCGTGTAGCGCCACGAATGCCCACAGTCCTCCTAGTTGGAACCATCTGGTCAAGTCTCCTTGCGCTTCTGGTCCCCACAACAGCAATAAGGAATGTCCTAGGCTGTCTGCTGGTGTTGATACTGCGACTGTGATGAAGTTACATCCTTCTAGGTAGGATGACGCTAGTCCGTGGGTGTACCACGAGGTGACGAAGGTTGTGCCGGTTAGCCATCCGCCTAGTGCTAGGTAGGCTGTTGGGAATAATAATACTCCTGACCACCCTACGAATACGAAGCGATCGCGTTTCAACCAGTCGTCTAGAACGTCAAACCACCCTCTACTGGGTGCGCGTCCAACTGCGATGGTCATTAGAGGAAATCTCCAAATGTTTATAAGTACAGGGTTTAACTTTTGTATTATGGGTTGCCAGGATTTAGCTCTCCATAAACAAAAAGCGAACTGGGTTGTCAGTCTAGTTTACAATTTTTTACTGACTTTAATCATATTAGGTGTAAATTACTTATTTTTCTAGAGTTTTTTTCATAAAATTTAATATTTATACATTTAGGGGACTGGGTGATGAGGAATATTGGGATGGGGATTCAAACTCCGACCATATCTTGAAAGAATTTATTTCCCAGTCCCCACCCCGATCCCAGGATTGGACAGCTAACGCTAGAATAAGTGCTACAGTTGAGTTTTATTATTGCTAAATGTTTACCATTGACCTAAGCCTGAGAAATACTGCCTTCCCTATATCAGTACAACGTAAGTCAGCAGAAGATGCAGAGGCTGTCTACCAGCTAATTTTGGCAGCGATTCGCTCTGGCAATCCTGACGTTGTGGAACTCAAGTGTGAGGGCAAGACAGAGAAAAAAATTGCCGTCCGTGCTAGTGAAATTTCTGGGGTACAGATTACCCAGAAAGATGGTGTCACCACTAGTAGTGGCAGACCACCTGGTTTTGTCACTTTAGCTGCTGAATAACCAAGGTGTGTAAATGGCAGAAGTAGGCATCGAAGTTAAGGATTTACACTTCAGTTGGCCTAATGGAGAGAATGCGATCAAATCTTGTTCTCTAGAAGTACCCAAGGGTGAATTTTGGATGCTCTTGGGTACAAACGGTAGTGGCAAATCAACATTACTCAGACTGCTGGCGGGGTTATTAGCTGCCCAGTCTGGAAAAATTCGAGTTCTGCATCCCGTTGGCTTTGTGTTTCAGAATCCTGACCATCAGCTAGTAATGCCAACAGTTGGCGCTGATGTGGCTTTTGGACTTGTAGAAGAAAAATTACCAGCGGTGGCTGTGAGAGCCAGGGTAGAAGAGGCTCTAGGGGCAGTGAATTTGCAATCTCTACAACGACGACCTATCTACGCTCTGAGTGGGGGGCAAAAACAGCGAGTGGCGATCGCTGGTGCGATCGCTCGTCGCTGCGAAGTCTTATTATTAGATGAACCAACTGCTCTGCTTGATCCAGATAGTCAACTTGATTTAGTGGCTGGTGTGCGACGTCTTGTCAAAAGTCGTGGCATTACAGCCTTATGGGTGACGCATCGCTTAGATGAATTGAATTACTGTGACGGCGCATTTTTACTAGAAAATGGCTCTCTTGTGGATCAGGGTGAAGCCCAGCGCCTCAAACAGCGTCTAATGGAAATAGACACAGCCGCTTCTTAATGTCTATGTTTTCGGCCAGGTTTCATTTGAAATTAATAATTCATTACCAATATTAAAAGAACTACAACGCGCCTTTAGAGGCGCGTTTTTAGTTCTTACATCTACCTCAAGACAACTTTTCTCATCCCATAGTATTTTTTCTTTTCTGTAACATAGTGTTACAAGGGATGCTTCAACTAATATATAGAGTTATGAATGAATTTTGTTAACTCTAGATAATTGTGATTAAAAACCATGTCCCGTCCCTCACACGAAGCCGTTTTGTTAGTAGACGGCTACAATATAATTGGCGCTTGGCCATGCCTGAAAAAAACCCGTGACAATGCTGGACTAGAAGCTGCGCGGGGGGAACTCGTTGAAGCTATGACTAGTTACAGCTCGTTTCAGGGTTATGATACTCAAATAGTTTTTGACGCTCAATACCACAATGCTTCTAGTAATAAAGAAATTATTACAGAGCTTTTATCAGTTCATTACACTGATTTTGGGCAAACAGCAGACACATACATTGAAAAAACTTGTGCATCTTTACGCTACCAAATAGCACAATCTCGAATTGCACGTATGATTGTTGCCACATCAGATCGAGCGCAGCAATTGACGGTACAGGGATATGGCGCTGAATGGTTGTCTGCACAACAACTGTGCGGCGAAGTCGAGACTACAGTCTGTCGAATGCGGCACAAGTATCAATCACGCAAGCAACCTCAGAGTAGATTTTTAGCAAATTCCATAGATGCCAAGGCCCGTCAACGCCTGGCTGAACTGCGAATGGGATTCTCTAATAAATATTAGCTTGAGAATATTAGCATTAAAACTCTCTGTTTAGTCTCCAAGATGGGTTTTGACTGTAAAGCGATGTATTTTAGCATCTAAAAAAAATTGGCGAAAGTACTTGCCAAATCCTATCTCTTAGCATTATCATTATAAATTGTGAGCGTTCCTCAGTAGCTCAGTGGTAGAGCGATCGACTGTTAATCGATTGGTCGCTGGTTCGAATCCGGCCTGGGGAGTTAAAAAAGTTAATTTAAAGCTTAGGTGCAGATGATAGCTATTTCGTATATCAATGCCTC contains these protein-coding regions:
- a CDS encoding ABC transporter ATP-binding protein; translation: MAEVGIEVKDLHFSWPNGENAIKSCSLEVPKGEFWMLLGTNGSGKSTLLRLLAGLLAAQSGKIRVLHPVGFVFQNPDHQLVMPTVGADVAFGLVEEKLPAVAVRARVEEALGAVNLQSLQRRPIYALSGGQKQRVAIAGAIARRCEVLLLDEPTALLDPDSQLDLVAGVRRLVKSRGITALWVTHRLDELNYCDGAFLLENGSLVDQGEAQRLKQRLMEIDTAAS
- a CDS encoding NYN domain-containing protein, with product MSRPSHEAVLLVDGYNIIGAWPCLKKTRDNAGLEAARGELVEAMTSYSSFQGYDTQIVFDAQYHNASSNKEIITELLSVHYTDFGQTADTYIEKTCASLRYQIAQSRIARMIVATSDRAQQLTVQGYGAEWLSAQQLCGEVETTVCRMRHKYQSRKQPQSRFLANSIDAKARQRLAELRMGFSNKY